A region from the Cannabis sativa cultivar Pink pepper isolate KNU-18-1 chromosome 9, ASM2916894v1, whole genome shotgun sequence genome encodes:
- the LOC115722204 gene encoding uncharacterized protein LOC115722204 isoform X3 yields MQAPNSEETAPEPTKTSESPENSKASNSNSVVCEVSNSSGDDEPVLDVSGKNIDFSIVDNSSEAVRGLYLYKNVFNLIPKEVGTLRGLRTLKFFGNEINLFPSEIGTMAGLEKLQVKIASPSFGGLPLQLKSLKELELSKVPPRPSAFTILSEISGLNCLTKLSVCHFSIRYLPSEIGCLKTLEYLDLSFNKMKSLPNEISNLSALLSLKVANNKLVELPSSLSSLQRLRNLDLSNNRLTSMGSIELSLMHNLQNLNLQYNKFLAHCEIPSWICCNLEGIGGKPIDNFVNSSVEMDLYDNASHEYDGSLSRKGSHHLLPGLMTASASNNRCFSARKSGKRWKRRYYLQQRARQERLNNSRKWKGIDHTKLLSSVEDEKCEPGSLGVLAPDPSVEGTSEVILDDDDDDKEILPGDDESENLSNSVNKGDKYDSSEKNESLASVQNKVVEDEDTLSEMLKSYSNSKRHCDRDLDNPKPCKSRKSFDDSASVSRKYSDTSFCGIEDFLPDGFYDAGRDRPFMPVRNYEQSFPLDSREVIILDRERDEELDAIVISAQAMLSRLKQLNSLTRDAAWINELQVVSLLALFVSDHFGGSDKSAIIDKTRKAVSGSNYRKPFVCTCSTGNGMSVNTQTNPSAESVEDIVFSDICEKSLRAIKARRNSIIVPIGTVHFGVCRHRALLMKYLCDRMEPPILCELVRGYLDFMPHAWNIVLLKSGDSLVRMVVDACHPHDIREETDPEYYCRYIPLSRNRGSLSSGSSKTAQGSSFPSSFSDEILKAASTSLMRCKYGAVEAAAKVRTVEVSRTSANDIRNFEYGCLGEVRILGALQHSCIVEMYGHQISCKWISSEDGKSEYRVLQSTILMEYITGGSLKGYIEKLAKAGEKHVPVELALCIARDVASALVELHSKHIIHRDIKSENILIDLDRKKVDGTPIVKICDFDRAVPLRSILHTCCIAQLGIPPPDVCVGTPRWMAPEVLRAMHERNRYGMEIDIWSFGCLLLEMLTLQIPYSGLSEVDIHDHLQIGKRPQLTDELEELDSSSEPDIGQSGSELDEKKADSVALKFLVDLFRQCTKENPKDRPTASELYEMLIAQPSNLTITERS; encoded by the exons ATGCAGGCCCCCAATTCCGAGGAAACTGCGCCTGAACCTACCAAAACCTCCGAGAGCCCGGAAAACTCTAAGGCCTCTAATTCGAATTCGGTAGTTTGTGAGGTTAGCAACAGCAGTGGCGATGACGAACCGGTCCTTGATGTTTCAGgaaaaaatattgatttttcGATTGTGGATAATTCCAGTGAGGCGGTCAGGGGTTTGTATCTCTATAaaaatgtgtttaatttgatacCAAAAGAGGTGGGTACTCTTAGGGGATTGAGGACGTTGAAGTTCTTTGGGAATGAGATTAATTTGTTTCCGTCGGAAATTGGGACTATGGCGGGTTTAGAGAAGTTGCAGGTGAAAATAGCGTCGCCGAGTTTCGGTGGGTTGCCATTGCAGTTGAAGAGTTTGAAAGAGCTTGAACTGTCTAAAGTGCCCCCTCGGCCTTCGGCCTTTACGATTTTGAGTGAGATTTCTGGGCTTAATTGTCTTACCAAGCTCTCTGTTTGTCATTTCTCGATAAG ATACCTTCCTTCAGAAATTGGGTGTTTAAAGACTTTGGAGTATCTAGATCTTTCGTTCAATAAGATGAAGAGTTTACCAAACGAAATTAGTAACTTAAGTGCTTTATTATCATTGAAAGTTGCTAATAATAAATTGGTAGAACTACCCTCTTCTTTGTCTTCCCTGCAAAGGTTGAGGAATTTAGACCTTTCAAATAATAGGCTGACATCTATGGGCTCTATTGAACTCAGCTTGATGCACAACCTTCAGAATTTAAATCTTCAG TACAATAAATTTCTTGCCCATTGTGAAATACCTTCCTGGATATGTTGCAATTTGGAAGGAATTGGTGGAAAACCCATTGACAACTTCGTCAATTCATCTGTTGAAATGGATTTATATGATAACGCTAGTCACGAATATGATGGAAGTCTCTCTCGTAAAG GTTCTCACCATCTTCTTCCAGGTCTAATGACTGCATCAGCATCAAACAATAGATGTTTTTCAGCGAGGAAATCTGGTAAAAGGTGGAAGAGGAGGTATTATTTGCAGCAGAGAGCTCGTCAAGAACGGTTAAACAACAGTAGGAAGTGGAAAGGTATAGACCATACTAAGTTGTTATCTTCTGTGGAGGATGAGAAGTGTGAACCTGGAAGTCTAGGAGTTCTTGCTCCTGATCCTTCTGTTGAAGGGACATCTGAAGTCATActggatgatgatgatgatgataaagaAATACTTCCTGGGGATGATGAAAGTGAGAATCTTTCAAACAGTG TAAACAAAGGGGATAAATATGATAGTTCTGAGAAGAATGAATCTTTGGCCTCAGTTCAGAATAAAGTTGTCGAGGATGAAGATACATTGTCAGAAATGCTAAAAAGTTATTCAAATTCTAAGAGGCACTGTGATAGGGATCTTGACAATCCCAAACCGTGCAAGTCCCGTAAATCTTTTGATGATAGTGCTAGTGTATCTCGCAAATATAGTGATACTTCGTTCTGCGGCATTGAGGATTTCCTGCCAGATGGCTTTTATGACGCTGGACGTGATCGGCCCTTCATGCCTGTGAGGAATTATGAGCAAAGTTTCCCTCTTGATTCCCGTGAAGTTATAATTTTGGACAG GGAAAGGGATGAGGAGTTAGATGCAATTGTAATATCTGCACAAGCAATGTTATCTCGTCTGAAGCAATTAAATAGTCTAACTAGAGATGCAGCTTGGATCAATGAGTTGCAGGTTGTATCATTGCTTGCTCTCTTTGTTTCTGATCATTTTGGTGGCAGTGATAAAAGTGCAATAATTGATAAGACTCGAAAAGCTGTATCTGGCTCAAACTACCGGAAGCCTTTTGTTTGCACCTGCTCAACTGGAAATGGCATGAGTGTTAATACTCAAACCAATCCAAGTGCAGAATCTGTTGAAGATATTGTTTTTTCTGATATCTGTGAAAAATCACTCCGTGCTATCAAAGCTAGGAGAAATTCCATCATAGTTCCTATAGGAACTGTACATTTTGGTGTATGCCGGCATAGAGCATTGCTAATGAAG TATCTATGTGACCGAATGGAGCCTCCAATTCTTTGCGAGCTTGTCAGGGGTTACCTGGATTTTATGCCACATGCATGGAATATTGTATTACTTAAGAGCGGTGATTCGCTGGTTCGCATGGTAGTTGATGCTTGTCATCCACATGATATACGAGAAGAAACAGATCCAGAGTATTATTGCAG GTATATTCCCCTCAGTCGGAACAGAGGTTCCTTGTCCTCTGGAAGCAGCAAGACTGCTCAAGGTAGTTCCTTTCCCTCGtctttctcagatgaaattttGAAAGCAGCTTCTACTTCACTTATGCGGTGCAAATATGGAGCAGTTGAGGCAGCAGCAAAG GTTCGCACTGTGGAGGTCTCCAGGACCTCAGCAAATGATATTAGAAATTTTGAGTATGGGTGCTTAGGTGAAGTAAGAATTTTAGGTGCTTTACAGCACTCTTGTATAGTCGAAATGTATGGGCACCAGATATCTTGCAAATGGATCTCTTCAGAAGATGGCAAGTCTGAGTATCGTGTACTACAGTCTACAATATTGATGGAGTACATAACGGGGGGATCTTTGAAG GGCTATATAGAAAAGTTAGCAAAAGCCGGTGAAAAGCATGTGCCTGTGGAGCTGGCTTTGTGCATTGCTAGGGATGTTGCATCTGCATTAGTAGAGCTCCATTCCAAACACATTATTCATCGTGATATAAAAAGTGAAAACATTTTGATTGACTTAGACAGAAAAAAGGTTGATGGAACACCTATTGTGAAAATCTGTGATTTTGATAGAGCTGTGCCTCTTCGTTCAATACTGCATACATGCTGCATTGCGCAATTAGGAATACCTCCTCCTGATGTGTGTGTCGGAACACCTCGCTGGATGGCACCTGAGGTCTTGCGAGCAATGCATGAACGTAATCGTTATGGAATG GAAATCGATATTTGGTCATTTGGATGTCTGCTTCTGGAAATGTTAACATTGCAAATTCCTTATTCTGGATTATCTGAAGTAGATATTCACGATCATCTTCag ATAGGGAAAAGACCACAGCTTACAGATGAGCTCGAGGAATTGGATTCATCGAGTGAGCCTGACATTGGTCAATCTGGATCGGAATTGGATGAAAAGAAAGCTGATTCAGTTGCTTTGAAATTTCTGGTCGATTTGTTCCGCCAGTGTACCAAGGAGAACCCGAAGGACCGGCCAACTGCCTCAGAGCTGTATGAAATGTTGATTGCACAGCCAAGCAACCTTACCATCACAGAAAGAAGTTAG
- the LOC115722204 gene encoding uncharacterized protein LOC115722204 isoform X2, which yields MQAPNSEETAPEPTKTSESPENSKASNSNSVVCEVSNSSGDDEPVLDVSGKNIDFSIVDNSSEAVRGLYLYKNVFNLIPKEVGTLRGLRTLKFFGNEINLFPSEIGTMAGLEKLQVKIASPSFGGLPLQLKSLKELELSKVPPRPSAFTILSEISGLNCLTKLSVCHFSIRYLPSEIGCLKTLEYLDLSFNKMKSLPNEISNLSALLSLKVANNKLVELPSSLSSLQRLRNLDLSNNRLTSMGSIELSLMHNLQNLNLQYNKFLAHCEIPSWICCNLEGIGGKPIDNFVNSSVEMDLYDNASHEYDGSLSRKGLMTASASNNRCFSARKSGKRWKRRYYLQQRARQERLNNSRKWKGIDHTKLLSSVEDEKCEPGSLGVLAPDPSVEGTSEVILDDDDDDKEILPGDDESENLSNSGEDNDITLKKDLYAENDSCISVESSAVNKGDKYDSSEKNESLASVQNKVVEDEDTLSEMLKSYSNSKRHCDRDLDNPKPCKSRKSFDDSASVSRKYSDTSFCGIEDFLPDGFYDAGRDRPFMPVRNYEQSFPLDSREVIILDRERDEELDAIVISAQAMLSRLKQLNSLTRDAAWINELQVVSLLALFVSDHFGGSDKSAIIDKTRKAVSGSNYRKPFVCTCSTGNGMSVNTQTNPSAESVEDIVFSDICEKSLRAIKARRNSIIVPIGTVHFGVCRHRALLMKYLCDRMEPPILCELVRGYLDFMPHAWNIVLLKSGDSLVRMVVDACHPHDIREETDPEYYCRYIPLSRNRGSLSSGSSKTAQGSSFPSSFSDEILKAASTSLMRCKYGAVEAAAKVRTVEVSRTSANDIRNFEYGCLGEVRILGALQHSCIVEMYGHQISCKWISSEDGKSEYRVLQSTILMEYITGGSLKGYIEKLAKAGEKHVPVELALCIARDVASALVELHSKHIIHRDIKSENILIDLDRKKVDGTPIVKICDFDRAVPLRSILHTCCIAQLGIPPPDVCVGTPRWMAPEVLRAMHERNRYGMEIDIWSFGCLLLEMLTLQIPYSGLSEVDIHDHLQIGKRPQLTDELEELDSSSEPDIGQSGSELDEKKADSVALKFLVDLFRQCTKENPKDRPTASELYEMLIAQPSNLTITERS from the exons ATGCAGGCCCCCAATTCCGAGGAAACTGCGCCTGAACCTACCAAAACCTCCGAGAGCCCGGAAAACTCTAAGGCCTCTAATTCGAATTCGGTAGTTTGTGAGGTTAGCAACAGCAGTGGCGATGACGAACCGGTCCTTGATGTTTCAGgaaaaaatattgatttttcGATTGTGGATAATTCCAGTGAGGCGGTCAGGGGTTTGTATCTCTATAaaaatgtgtttaatttgatacCAAAAGAGGTGGGTACTCTTAGGGGATTGAGGACGTTGAAGTTCTTTGGGAATGAGATTAATTTGTTTCCGTCGGAAATTGGGACTATGGCGGGTTTAGAGAAGTTGCAGGTGAAAATAGCGTCGCCGAGTTTCGGTGGGTTGCCATTGCAGTTGAAGAGTTTGAAAGAGCTTGAACTGTCTAAAGTGCCCCCTCGGCCTTCGGCCTTTACGATTTTGAGTGAGATTTCTGGGCTTAATTGTCTTACCAAGCTCTCTGTTTGTCATTTCTCGATAAG ATACCTTCCTTCAGAAATTGGGTGTTTAAAGACTTTGGAGTATCTAGATCTTTCGTTCAATAAGATGAAGAGTTTACCAAACGAAATTAGTAACTTAAGTGCTTTATTATCATTGAAAGTTGCTAATAATAAATTGGTAGAACTACCCTCTTCTTTGTCTTCCCTGCAAAGGTTGAGGAATTTAGACCTTTCAAATAATAGGCTGACATCTATGGGCTCTATTGAACTCAGCTTGATGCACAACCTTCAGAATTTAAATCTTCAG TACAATAAATTTCTTGCCCATTGTGAAATACCTTCCTGGATATGTTGCAATTTGGAAGGAATTGGTGGAAAACCCATTGACAACTTCGTCAATTCATCTGTTGAAATGGATTTATATGATAACGCTAGTCACGAATATGATGGAAGTCTCTCTCGTAAAG GTCTAATGACTGCATCAGCATCAAACAATAGATGTTTTTCAGCGAGGAAATCTGGTAAAAGGTGGAAGAGGAGGTATTATTTGCAGCAGAGAGCTCGTCAAGAACGGTTAAACAACAGTAGGAAGTGGAAAGGTATAGACCATACTAAGTTGTTATCTTCTGTGGAGGATGAGAAGTGTGAACCTGGAAGTCTAGGAGTTCTTGCTCCTGATCCTTCTGTTGAAGGGACATCTGAAGTCATActggatgatgatgatgatgataaagaAATACTTCCTGGGGATGATGAAAGTGAGAATCTTTCAAACAGTGGTGAGGATAATGATATTACTTTGAAAAAAGATCTTTATGCAGAAAATGACTCATGCATCAGCGTTGAATCTTCTGCAGTAAACAAAGGGGATAAATATGATAGTTCTGAGAAGAATGAATCTTTGGCCTCAGTTCAGAATAAAGTTGTCGAGGATGAAGATACATTGTCAGAAATGCTAAAAAGTTATTCAAATTCTAAGAGGCACTGTGATAGGGATCTTGACAATCCCAAACCGTGCAAGTCCCGTAAATCTTTTGATGATAGTGCTAGTGTATCTCGCAAATATAGTGATACTTCGTTCTGCGGCATTGAGGATTTCCTGCCAGATGGCTTTTATGACGCTGGACGTGATCGGCCCTTCATGCCTGTGAGGAATTATGAGCAAAGTTTCCCTCTTGATTCCCGTGAAGTTATAATTTTGGACAG GGAAAGGGATGAGGAGTTAGATGCAATTGTAATATCTGCACAAGCAATGTTATCTCGTCTGAAGCAATTAAATAGTCTAACTAGAGATGCAGCTTGGATCAATGAGTTGCAGGTTGTATCATTGCTTGCTCTCTTTGTTTCTGATCATTTTGGTGGCAGTGATAAAAGTGCAATAATTGATAAGACTCGAAAAGCTGTATCTGGCTCAAACTACCGGAAGCCTTTTGTTTGCACCTGCTCAACTGGAAATGGCATGAGTGTTAATACTCAAACCAATCCAAGTGCAGAATCTGTTGAAGATATTGTTTTTTCTGATATCTGTGAAAAATCACTCCGTGCTATCAAAGCTAGGAGAAATTCCATCATAGTTCCTATAGGAACTGTACATTTTGGTGTATGCCGGCATAGAGCATTGCTAATGAAG TATCTATGTGACCGAATGGAGCCTCCAATTCTTTGCGAGCTTGTCAGGGGTTACCTGGATTTTATGCCACATGCATGGAATATTGTATTACTTAAGAGCGGTGATTCGCTGGTTCGCATGGTAGTTGATGCTTGTCATCCACATGATATACGAGAAGAAACAGATCCAGAGTATTATTGCAG GTATATTCCCCTCAGTCGGAACAGAGGTTCCTTGTCCTCTGGAAGCAGCAAGACTGCTCAAGGTAGTTCCTTTCCCTCGtctttctcagatgaaattttGAAAGCAGCTTCTACTTCACTTATGCGGTGCAAATATGGAGCAGTTGAGGCAGCAGCAAAG GTTCGCACTGTGGAGGTCTCCAGGACCTCAGCAAATGATATTAGAAATTTTGAGTATGGGTGCTTAGGTGAAGTAAGAATTTTAGGTGCTTTACAGCACTCTTGTATAGTCGAAATGTATGGGCACCAGATATCTTGCAAATGGATCTCTTCAGAAGATGGCAAGTCTGAGTATCGTGTACTACAGTCTACAATATTGATGGAGTACATAACGGGGGGATCTTTGAAG GGCTATATAGAAAAGTTAGCAAAAGCCGGTGAAAAGCATGTGCCTGTGGAGCTGGCTTTGTGCATTGCTAGGGATGTTGCATCTGCATTAGTAGAGCTCCATTCCAAACACATTATTCATCGTGATATAAAAAGTGAAAACATTTTGATTGACTTAGACAGAAAAAAGGTTGATGGAACACCTATTGTGAAAATCTGTGATTTTGATAGAGCTGTGCCTCTTCGTTCAATACTGCATACATGCTGCATTGCGCAATTAGGAATACCTCCTCCTGATGTGTGTGTCGGAACACCTCGCTGGATGGCACCTGAGGTCTTGCGAGCAATGCATGAACGTAATCGTTATGGAATG GAAATCGATATTTGGTCATTTGGATGTCTGCTTCTGGAAATGTTAACATTGCAAATTCCTTATTCTGGATTATCTGAAGTAGATATTCACGATCATCTTCag ATAGGGAAAAGACCACAGCTTACAGATGAGCTCGAGGAATTGGATTCATCGAGTGAGCCTGACATTGGTCAATCTGGATCGGAATTGGATGAAAAGAAAGCTGATTCAGTTGCTTTGAAATTTCTGGTCGATTTGTTCCGCCAGTGTACCAAGGAGAACCCGAAGGACCGGCCAACTGCCTCAGAGCTGTATGAAATGTTGATTGCACAGCCAAGCAACCTTACCATCACAGAAAGAAGTTAG
- the LOC115722204 gene encoding uncharacterized protein LOC115722204 isoform X4: MQAPNSEETAPEPTKTSESPENSKASNSNSVVCEVSNSSGDDEPVLDVSGKNIDFSIVDNSSEAVRGLYLYKNVFNLIPKEVGTLRGLRTLKFFGNEINLFPSEIGTMAGLEKLQVKIASPSFGGLPLQLKSLKELELSKVPPRPSAFTILSEISGLNCLTKLSVCHFSIRYLPSEIGCLKTLEYLDLSFNKMKSLPNEISNLSALLSLKVANNKLVELPSSLSSLQRLRNLDLSNNRLTSMGSIELSLMHNLQNLNLQYNKFLAHCEIPSWICCNLEGIGGKPIDNFVNSSVEMDLYDNASHEYDGSLSRKGSHHLLPGLMTASASNNRCFSARKSGKRWKRRYYLQQRARQERLNNSRKWKGIDHTKLLSSVEDEKCEPGSLGVLAPDPSVEGTSEVILDDDDDDKEILPGDDEINKGDKYDSSEKNESLASVQNKVVEDEDTLSEMLKSYSNSKRHCDRDLDNPKPCKSRKSFDDSASVSRKYSDTSFCGIEDFLPDGFYDAGRDRPFMPVRNYEQSFPLDSREVIILDRERDEELDAIVISAQAMLSRLKQLNSLTRDAAWINELQVVSLLALFVSDHFGGSDKSAIIDKTRKAVSGSNYRKPFVCTCSTGNGMSVNTQTNPSAESVEDIVFSDICEKSLRAIKARRNSIIVPIGTVHFGVCRHRALLMKYLCDRMEPPILCELVRGYLDFMPHAWNIVLLKSGDSLVRMVVDACHPHDIREETDPEYYCRYIPLSRNRGSLSSGSSKTAQGSSFPSSFSDEILKAASTSLMRCKYGAVEAAAKVRTVEVSRTSANDIRNFEYGCLGEVRILGALQHSCIVEMYGHQISCKWISSEDGKSEYRVLQSTILMEYITGGSLKGYIEKLAKAGEKHVPVELALCIARDVASALVELHSKHIIHRDIKSENILIDLDRKKVDGTPIVKICDFDRAVPLRSILHTCCIAQLGIPPPDVCVGTPRWMAPEVLRAMHERNRYGMEIDIWSFGCLLLEMLTLQIPYSGLSEVDIHDHLQIGKRPQLTDELEELDSSSEPDIGQSGSELDEKKADSVALKFLVDLFRQCTKENPKDRPTASELYEMLIAQPSNLTITERS; encoded by the exons ATGCAGGCCCCCAATTCCGAGGAAACTGCGCCTGAACCTACCAAAACCTCCGAGAGCCCGGAAAACTCTAAGGCCTCTAATTCGAATTCGGTAGTTTGTGAGGTTAGCAACAGCAGTGGCGATGACGAACCGGTCCTTGATGTTTCAGgaaaaaatattgatttttcGATTGTGGATAATTCCAGTGAGGCGGTCAGGGGTTTGTATCTCTATAaaaatgtgtttaatttgatacCAAAAGAGGTGGGTACTCTTAGGGGATTGAGGACGTTGAAGTTCTTTGGGAATGAGATTAATTTGTTTCCGTCGGAAATTGGGACTATGGCGGGTTTAGAGAAGTTGCAGGTGAAAATAGCGTCGCCGAGTTTCGGTGGGTTGCCATTGCAGTTGAAGAGTTTGAAAGAGCTTGAACTGTCTAAAGTGCCCCCTCGGCCTTCGGCCTTTACGATTTTGAGTGAGATTTCTGGGCTTAATTGTCTTACCAAGCTCTCTGTTTGTCATTTCTCGATAAG ATACCTTCCTTCAGAAATTGGGTGTTTAAAGACTTTGGAGTATCTAGATCTTTCGTTCAATAAGATGAAGAGTTTACCAAACGAAATTAGTAACTTAAGTGCTTTATTATCATTGAAAGTTGCTAATAATAAATTGGTAGAACTACCCTCTTCTTTGTCTTCCCTGCAAAGGTTGAGGAATTTAGACCTTTCAAATAATAGGCTGACATCTATGGGCTCTATTGAACTCAGCTTGATGCACAACCTTCAGAATTTAAATCTTCAG TACAATAAATTTCTTGCCCATTGTGAAATACCTTCCTGGATATGTTGCAATTTGGAAGGAATTGGTGGAAAACCCATTGACAACTTCGTCAATTCATCTGTTGAAATGGATTTATATGATAACGCTAGTCACGAATATGATGGAAGTCTCTCTCGTAAAG GTTCTCACCATCTTCTTCCAGGTCTAATGACTGCATCAGCATCAAACAATAGATGTTTTTCAGCGAGGAAATCTGGTAAAAGGTGGAAGAGGAGGTATTATTTGCAGCAGAGAGCTCGTCAAGAACGGTTAAACAACAGTAGGAAGTGGAAAGGTATAGACCATACTAAGTTGTTATCTTCTGTGGAGGATGAGAAGTGTGAACCTGGAAGTCTAGGAGTTCTTGCTCCTGATCCTTCTGTTGAAGGGACATCTGAAGTCATActggatgatgatgatgatgataaagaAATACTTCCTGGGGATGATGAAA TAAACAAAGGGGATAAATATGATAGTTCTGAGAAGAATGAATCTTTGGCCTCAGTTCAGAATAAAGTTGTCGAGGATGAAGATACATTGTCAGAAATGCTAAAAAGTTATTCAAATTCTAAGAGGCACTGTGATAGGGATCTTGACAATCCCAAACCGTGCAAGTCCCGTAAATCTTTTGATGATAGTGCTAGTGTATCTCGCAAATATAGTGATACTTCGTTCTGCGGCATTGAGGATTTCCTGCCAGATGGCTTTTATGACGCTGGACGTGATCGGCCCTTCATGCCTGTGAGGAATTATGAGCAAAGTTTCCCTCTTGATTCCCGTGAAGTTATAATTTTGGACAG GGAAAGGGATGAGGAGTTAGATGCAATTGTAATATCTGCACAAGCAATGTTATCTCGTCTGAAGCAATTAAATAGTCTAACTAGAGATGCAGCTTGGATCAATGAGTTGCAGGTTGTATCATTGCTTGCTCTCTTTGTTTCTGATCATTTTGGTGGCAGTGATAAAAGTGCAATAATTGATAAGACTCGAAAAGCTGTATCTGGCTCAAACTACCGGAAGCCTTTTGTTTGCACCTGCTCAACTGGAAATGGCATGAGTGTTAATACTCAAACCAATCCAAGTGCAGAATCTGTTGAAGATATTGTTTTTTCTGATATCTGTGAAAAATCACTCCGTGCTATCAAAGCTAGGAGAAATTCCATCATAGTTCCTATAGGAACTGTACATTTTGGTGTATGCCGGCATAGAGCATTGCTAATGAAG TATCTATGTGACCGAATGGAGCCTCCAATTCTTTGCGAGCTTGTCAGGGGTTACCTGGATTTTATGCCACATGCATGGAATATTGTATTACTTAAGAGCGGTGATTCGCTGGTTCGCATGGTAGTTGATGCTTGTCATCCACATGATATACGAGAAGAAACAGATCCAGAGTATTATTGCAG GTATATTCCCCTCAGTCGGAACAGAGGTTCCTTGTCCTCTGGAAGCAGCAAGACTGCTCAAGGTAGTTCCTTTCCCTCGtctttctcagatgaaattttGAAAGCAGCTTCTACTTCACTTATGCGGTGCAAATATGGAGCAGTTGAGGCAGCAGCAAAG GTTCGCACTGTGGAGGTCTCCAGGACCTCAGCAAATGATATTAGAAATTTTGAGTATGGGTGCTTAGGTGAAGTAAGAATTTTAGGTGCTTTACAGCACTCTTGTATAGTCGAAATGTATGGGCACCAGATATCTTGCAAATGGATCTCTTCAGAAGATGGCAAGTCTGAGTATCGTGTACTACAGTCTACAATATTGATGGAGTACATAACGGGGGGATCTTTGAAG GGCTATATAGAAAAGTTAGCAAAAGCCGGTGAAAAGCATGTGCCTGTGGAGCTGGCTTTGTGCATTGCTAGGGATGTTGCATCTGCATTAGTAGAGCTCCATTCCAAACACATTATTCATCGTGATATAAAAAGTGAAAACATTTTGATTGACTTAGACAGAAAAAAGGTTGATGGAACACCTATTGTGAAAATCTGTGATTTTGATAGAGCTGTGCCTCTTCGTTCAATACTGCATACATGCTGCATTGCGCAATTAGGAATACCTCCTCCTGATGTGTGTGTCGGAACACCTCGCTGGATGGCACCTGAGGTCTTGCGAGCAATGCATGAACGTAATCGTTATGGAATG GAAATCGATATTTGGTCATTTGGATGTCTGCTTCTGGAAATGTTAACATTGCAAATTCCTTATTCTGGATTATCTGAAGTAGATATTCACGATCATCTTCag ATAGGGAAAAGACCACAGCTTACAGATGAGCTCGAGGAATTGGATTCATCGAGTGAGCCTGACATTGGTCAATCTGGATCGGAATTGGATGAAAAGAAAGCTGATTCAGTTGCTTTGAAATTTCTGGTCGATTTGTTCCGCCAGTGTACCAAGGAGAACCCGAAGGACCGGCCAACTGCCTCAGAGCTGTATGAAATGTTGATTGCACAGCCAAGCAACCTTACCATCACAGAAAGAAGTTAG